The bacterium genome includes the window GGCCGCTGCGGCGGCCGCCGCCTGCAGCGGACGTCCTTCCGTGCCGAGAGCAAACCGCAGCGTCTCGGCGTGCAGACGGTGGGTCCGGAGATAGTGCGAGACGTTTCCGTCCGAGCTCGTCTCCGCGTCCTCGACGGCGGCGGCTCGTGTGACGGTGGGCGCGACGCTCCGCCGCGCGGCCCATTCCGCCCCCAGCGCCTCGCGCGTCTCCCGCGAGATCCGTTCCCTCGCCATCGGGAAGAGCGTCTGCTCCTCGCCCAAGAAGTGCTGCCGGGCCAACCCGAGCACGCCCAGCAGGTCACCCTGTGCCTCGGTCTCGTCGACGGCCGCGCGGCACGCCTCGAGCCCGCGGTCGATCTCCTCGTGCATCAGGCGCATGCCCAGCAGGGCCGGTGAGCCGGCCCCGAGCGCCGGCTCCAGGGCCGTGAAGAGCAGTTCGTCCTCGAGGCGCGCGTGCGACTGAAGCGCGGCGGCGAGCAGGTCCGCTTGCGCCTTGAGCGCGCTCAGCGGCAGCTGCGGAGCCGCCGCCTCCAGATAATCGAACTGGGCGGACAACGCTCCGTGCTCGCCCAAGAGTGCCTCGATGATGTCCATGCGTCTTCCCTCCGCGGATGTGTCCGCCGCCAGCATGTCACCGTGGGGGGCCGCGGTCTTTGTGCCGGCGCAAATTCGGGCCTGGGGGGCTGCGCGTACCGATCGCCGCAGGGGAAGCCGTGCCGGTCGAGTGTTCCTCCACGGGGTTGCGCTCGATGTCCAGGCTGTCCGCCGCAACGCGGGGACCCGGCGGGTGACACATGAACCTGAACGTTACCTTGAAGCGCGCCTACGACGCACCGTCGCGCGCCGACGGTCCGAAAGTGCCCGTCGACCGCGTGTGGCCCCGGGGCATCTCCAAAGAGCGGCTCCAGATCATTTGCGTGGCTCAAGGAGCTTGGCCCAAGTGCCGCCGCGGTCCTCCGCGATCGGGAGGACGGCCACGAGTTTCTGCTCCAGCGATTGCGTTGTTTGGGAACGCTCCTGCGCGTTCGCGGAGCCGCCGGCAGGTAAGGCACAGCGCGGTGTACTCGAGCCAGGTGACTGGCTTGGCGCGCTGGCGACCCACGGCTATTCCGGTGCTTCCAGCGCCCGGGCGACCACGTACCCGATGTCGCCCGTGGCGCGGGCAAACGCCGCGGCGACGTCTTGGTAGAACCGCATCGCCGCCATGGGGCGGGCCGGGCGCGTCGAAACTCCGGGGCGGGGCGCTGCGTCCCGGACCGGGAGCGCTGCGAGTTCCCGGCGCAGCACGTCGCGAGTCACGGTGAACTGGTCGCAGGTGGCGACCGCCTGAGCGATCAGGACGCTGCCGAGGTCGAGCAACGCCGCGCGGCCGCGCCCGTCCGGTTCCGCGAGCGACGCGACATACTCCCACCCGTGGCGATCACAGTGCACGATGCACCAGGACTTGTCGCGGGGGAATAGAGTCGGACCGATCCGCGTAAACAAGATGGTAGGTGGCGCGCCGCGCCACCGCTCATTTTTTTGAAAAGCTTCAGGAGGGAAGCAATGCGTATTCACGTCTGCAAGGAATGCGGGAAAGCACGGCCCCGGCTTGCCATCGAGCAGGGGGACGAGTTCTGCTCCACCACTTGCGCCAGACGACACTACGGAACGACTCCGGTTCGAGATACGCTGATCCGGGTCCCGAACCAAATCTGGAAAGGGCGTCTGAAGCGAATTTCATAAGTGGAATTCGAACTACGAAATGCCGCTTAAGCATTCAAGGCGAGGTTCGTGAGGCGGACGGCCCTGGGGCAGGTCAAATGCGCGGGTCGATAGTTGTCGACGACATAAGACCCTCTTGGGATGACCGATAATCAGGCCGGGCTCCGGCGCCCACGCGGGCGCCGTCGTCGGGGATGGGCCCCGGATTTACTAGCGCAGACGCGAGACAAGCAGGGCCGCCGCCAGCAGCAGTCCGGTCCGCGCGTGCAGGCGCGCCGTGTCCCGCAGATACCGCGTGAGGAGCACCGGATCCGTGGCCCGGCTCATGCGCCGCACCAGCGC containing:
- a CDS encoding hemerythrin domain-containing protein; its protein translation is MDIIEALLGEHGALSAQFDYLEAAAPQLPLSALKAQADLLAAALQSHARLEDELLFTALEPALGAGSPALLGMRLMHEEIDRGLEACRAAVDETEAQGDLLGVLGLARQHFLGEEQTLFPMARERISRETREALGAEWAARRSVAPTVTRAAAVEDAETSSDGNVSHYLRTHRLHAETLRFALGTEGRPLQAAAAAAAAGRAAKTLVKEGPLRVTVVALRKGAVLAEHHITGPASIHILSGRLTVSTRRGNLVLAAEDLMAVDAGVAHAAEALEDCTLLITVAMPSPRRDGDPPAGQGGRCDVPVGRQPVPAAPEPNGRSATG